One Campylobacter sputorum subsp. sputorum DNA segment encodes these proteins:
- a CDS encoding proton-conducting transporter transmembrane domain-containing protein — MQNIYLLLFCISIVSILLYKKPLLSQKIGFFATALVTLYGAIYFFINLNQVMSFELCGKFISNPKFRLEPLGNFFSFVICLISFAVSLYSIEYAKSYVKKANLAVFTSLYSAFVLSMLLVVASDGVFSFMLLWELMTLISAFLIMINEQKDSSRSVMIYLGISQIGAFCLMMALIIMGSLAGTFEFSKFGNLELSTFSCFGIFILLFIGCASKAGLWPFHVWLPLAHPAAPSNISALMSGIMIKVPLFAFIKFTLMLPISTYFAYMLIFFGAIGAVFSVLYAVFSNYYKVVTAYSSSENIGIIFLGIGVSYYGISQNLPYVTLIGLIGVLFHILNHSVFKSLIFMLCGNIYHATHSKDMNDLGGLGKKMPVSATLFFIATLCVCAVPPFNGFASEWIIYKSFIASGANNGIGVRFFSMLGIVGLGIAGALAIMAFSKTFGVIFLGYARNENIAQNAREVGKIMLFPLILLAIIAICLGVFMIDVVKILLDVVDFSINLGVENLSTKDFVLLPLFLVVLSIFCIIPFLLFVILKANNSPHRICKPWACGFIYNKSMQTNSDSFTGDLKKALRFLFKNKREIEMDGYFSRVKYTSKMYDLIWDNAYNPVIKFCVLVADKIGIFQNGRTNLYAVYILLYLCLMVVFVYHYL, encoded by the coding sequence ATGCAAAATATATATTTACTACTTTTTTGTATTTCTATAGTATCGATTTTACTATATAAAAAACCATTATTATCTCAAAAAATAGGCTTTTTTGCAACAGCTTTAGTAACACTGTATGGTGCGATATATTTTTTTATAAATTTAAATCAAGTTATGAGTTTCGAACTTTGTGGAAAATTCATATCAAATCCCAAATTTAGACTAGAACCGCTTGGAAATTTCTTTAGTTTTGTTATATGCTTGATATCTTTTGCTGTATCGTTATATAGTATAGAATATGCTAAAAGTTATGTAAAAAAAGCAAATTTAGCGGTATTTACATCTTTATATAGTGCTTTTGTGTTATCAATGCTTTTGGTTGTAGCCAGTGATGGAGTTTTTTCATTTATGCTTTTATGGGAGCTAATGACGCTGATTTCTGCATTTTTGATTATGATAAATGAACAAAAAGATTCTTCAAGAAGTGTTATGATATATCTTGGTATATCTCAAATAGGTGCATTTTGTTTGATGATGGCACTTATTATAATGGGAAGTTTGGCTGGAACTTTCGAGTTTTCTAAATTTGGAAATTTAGAATTATCAACTTTTTCTTGTTTTGGTATTTTTATTTTACTTTTTATAGGATGTGCTTCAAAAGCCGGTCTTTGGCCTTTTCATGTTTGGCTTCCTTTAGCTCATCCAGCAGCACCATCAAACATCTCTGCTTTAATGAGCGGAATTATGATAAAAGTTCCGCTTTTTGCATTTATTAAATTTACATTAATGCTTCCTATATCAACTTATTTTGCATATATGTTAATATTTTTTGGAGCCATAGGCGCTGTTTTTAGTGTATTATATGCTGTATTTTCAAACTATTATAAAGTAGTTACTGCTTATAGTTCATCAGAAAATATCGGTATAATTTTTCTAGGTATTGGGGTAAGTTATTATGGGATTAGCCAAAATTTACCTTATGTAACTTTGATTGGTTTGATAGGTGTGCTTTTTCATATATTAAACCATAGTGTTTTTAAGTCACTTATATTTATGCTTTGTGGAAATATCTACCATGCAACGCATTCAAAAGATATGAATGATCTTGGCGGTCTTGGTAAAAAAATGCCAGTTAGTGCAACACTGTTTTTTATAGCCACACTTTGTGTTTGTGCAGTGCCGCCATTTAATGGCTTTGCAAGTGAGTGGATAATATATAAAAGTTTTATAGCAAGCGGTGCAAATAATGGCATTGGAGTTAGGTTTTTCTCAATGCTTGGTATAGTTGGATTGGGTATTGCTGGAGCACTTGCTATAATGGCATTTTCTAAAACTTTTGGAGTGATATTTTTAGGGTATGCCAGAAATGAAAATATAGCTCAAAATGCAAGAGAAGTTGGCAAGATAATGCTTTTTCCGCTTATACTTTTAGCCATTATAGCGATTTGTCTAGGTGTATTTATGATAGATGTTGTAAAAATACTTTTAGATGTTGTGGATTTTAGTATAAATTTAGGTGTAGAAAATTTATCAACAAAAGATTTTGTATTATTGCCGCTATTTTTAGTAGTATTATCTATATTTTGCATAATCCCATTTTTGCTTTTTGTGATATTAAAAGCAAACAATTCCCCACATAGAATATGCAAACCATGGGCTTGTGGTTTTATTTATAATAAATCAATGCAAACAAACTCAGATTCATTTACAGGAGATCTTAAAAAAGCACTTAGATTTTTATTTAAAAATAAGCGTGAAATTGAGATGGACGGATACTTTTCTAGGGTTAAATACACAAGTAAAATGTATGATTTAATATGGGATAATGCATATAATCCTGTTATTAAATTTTGTGTATTAGTAGCTGATAAGATCGGTATATTTCAAAATGGCAGAACAAATTTATATGCTGTTTATATACTCTTGTATCTTTGTTTGATGGTTGTTTTTGTGTATCACTATTTGTAA
- a CDS encoding NADH-quinone oxidoreductase subunit B family protein → MKIYEVPQNIKDANALEDKLKLLKIIGRSFSVFRIDCGSCNGCEIETFAAITPMWDPERFGFKLVANPRHADILLCSGPVTRQMYYPLLRAYEAAPDPKLVVALGACGSSGGIFYDCYSVLSGVDKIIPVDVYIPGCPPHPASIIYGLTSALGVMDQKLKKISFEKEEKMPLIVEDSVLDNILFERDLLVHAKRLMSYIFGRKLYDKYLDAIKDSKDPKDPKETKKSIIKAMQNEEDPRYAECLGILHNEVYIKYISCEDEDKIELNSAFGAEKW, encoded by the coding sequence ATGAAAATTTATGAAGTTCCTCAAAATATAAAAGATGCAAATGCTCTTGAAGATAAATTAAAACTTCTTAAAATAATTGGTAGAAGTTTTAGCGTTTTTAGGATAGATTGTGGTAGTTGCAATGGCTGTGAAATAGAAACATTTGCTGCAATTACGCCTATGTGGGATCCTGAGAGATTTGGTTTTAAGCTAGTTGCAAATCCAAGACATGCAGATATTTTGCTATGTTCTGGTCCTGTTACAAGGCAGATGTATTACCCGCTTTTGCGAGCTTATGAGGCTGCTCCTGATCCAAAACTTGTAGTCGCTCTTGGTGCTTGTGGTTCAAGTGGCGGTATATTTTATGATTGTTATAGTGTTTTAAGCGGCGTTGATAAGATAATTCCTGTTGATGTTTATATACCAGGCTGTCCGCCACATCCTGCTAGTATTATTTATGGCTTAACTTCGGCTCTTGGTGTAATGGATCAAAAACTAAAAAAAATTAGTTTTGAAAAAGAAGAAAAAATGCCTTTAATTGTTGAAGATTCTGTGCTTGATAATATACTTTTTGAAAGAGATTTGTTGGTTCATGCAAAAAGGTTGATGAGTTATATTTTTGGTAGAAAGCTTTATGATAAGTATTTAGATGCTATAAAAGATAGTAAAGACCCAAAAGATCCAAAAGAAACAAAAAAATCTATCATAAAAGCAATGCAAAACGAAGAAGATCCTAGATATGCTGAGTGCTTGGGTATATTGCACAATGAAGTTTATATAAAATACATATCTTGCGAAGATGAAGACAAAATAGAGCTAAATAGTGCATTTGGTGCAGAAAAATGGTAG
- a CDS encoding respiratory chain complex I subunit 1 family protein — MDFLLILLQLFSAFLVAPLFDGIARKLRAKFQSRIGPNIFQTYYDILKLAKRGRTKPECSSLIYQISPYLLFLSSAMMFCLLPVTYGADSYFARISDVLLFIYLAAMFRFIFIISGIDTGNAFGAVGSSREATIGVYSECIVIMCLIVVMLGIGTSNLVEISNAIRAGEYGYFIPSFAIASTAFIWMMYVETGRKPYDLAEAEQELQEGVLGEYSGKDLSIMGLSLMLKQFSMLGLFLVIFEPWNFDNPILALIVFILEIGILYVLVVFIDNFGPRFTMSKGVRKTLIFPFAIACSAIFCFILGV, encoded by the coding sequence ATGGATTTTTTATTAATACTTTTACAACTTTTTAGTGCATTTTTAGTAGCGCCTTTATTTGATGGAATAGCTAGGAAACTTAGGGCTAAATTTCAATCCCGTATAGGACCAAATATCTTTCAAACATATTATGATATTTTAAAGTTGGCAAAAAGGGGCAGAACAAAACCAGAATGCTCAAGTTTGATATATCAAATTTCACCATATTTACTCTTTTTATCAAGCGCAATGATGTTTTGTTTATTGCCTGTTACTTATGGAGCTGATTCATATTTTGCCCGTATTTCAGATGTTTTGCTTTTTATATATCTTGCAGCTATGTTTAGATTTATTTTTATAATATCTGGTATAGATACTGGAAATGCTTTTGGGGCAGTTGGTTCAAGCAGAGAAGCTACCATTGGGGTATATTCTGAATGCATAGTTATAATGTGTCTTATTGTTGTAATGCTTGGCATTGGAACTTCAAATTTAGTAGAAATTTCAAATGCGATTAGAGCTGGTGAGTATGGATATTTCATACCATCTTTTGCTATAGCTTCAACTGCATTTATATGGATGATGTATGTTGAAACAGGCAGAAAACCTTATGATTTAGCAGAAGCAGAGCAAGAACTTCAAGAAGGAGTTTTAGGCGAATACAGCGGAAAAGACCTTTCTATAATGGGACTTTCTTTAATGCTTAAGCAGTTTAGTATGCTCGGGCTTTTTCTTGTTATTTTTGAGCCTTGGAATTTTGATAATCCGATATTAGCTCTGATAGTTTTTATATTGGAGATTGGAATTTTATATGTTTTAGTTGTTTTTATAGATAACTTTGGACCAAGATTTACTATGAGTAAGGGTGTGAGAAAAACTCTTATTTTTCCATTTGCGATAGCTTGTAGTGCTATTTTTTGTTTTATACTTGGAGTTTAG
- a CDS encoding formate hydrogenlyase complex iron-sulfur subunit, producing the protein MMKLLDITEKYGKSTHKYPFEPYEVANNFRGRPLYKYEICIGCAACGIACPPNAITIKLNNDKTKLIWEFNCARCIFCGRCDEVCPTGAIRLSDEFELAVKFDKSALIQRGELEVECCEKCGKVFSTKRLVEYSFLRLSKANLTPKRLEDAKMYLHICPECKKNMTVDNFTKTNGAEVK; encoded by the coding sequence ATGATGAAACTTCTTGATATAACAGAAAAATATGGAAAAAGCACTCATAAATATCCATTTGAACCATATGAAGTAGCAAATAATTTTCGCGGAAGACCGCTTTATAAGTATGAGATTTGCATAGGTTGTGCAGCTTGCGGTATAGCTTGTCCGCCAAATGCTATAACCATAAAACTCAATAATGATAAAACAAAATTGATATGGGAATTTAATTGTGCTAGGTGTATATTTTGTGGTCGTTGCGATGAGGTTTGTCCAACTGGAGCTATAAGGCTTAGTGATGAGTTTGAATTGGCTGTTAAATTTGATAAATCAGCTTTAATTCAAAGAGGTGAACTTGAAGTAGAGTGTTGTGAAAAATGCGGTAAAGTTTTTAGCACAAAAAGACTTGTTGAGTATAGTTTTTTAAGACTTAGTAAAGCAAATTTAACACCAAAAAGGTTAGAAGATGCAAAAATGTATTTACACATATGTCCAGAATGTAAAAAAAATATGACTGTTGATAATTTTACTAAAACAAATGGAGCAGAGGTAAAATGA
- a CDS encoding proton-conducting transporter transmembrane domain-containing protein → MNILVLILILPVIFGVTMFFSPLNFKVLQNLHIAFNTLISAFLLCAVGLVVKNDYISYFNEFLFLDSLGAIFLSLIAITGFLVNLYMSSYMKWEIEAEHITLRQLKNYFSLTFIFTFTMTLSVVCNNIAFMWAAIEATTLSSVFLVAVNKDKKSTESGYKYIVICSIGLAFALYATILLYCAGNNNISGDSMLFTNLLENAENLNQDALKLIFIFALIGFGTKAGLVPTHTWLPDVHAQGPAPTSALLSGILLKCAMLGLIKYYAIVGKGIGFDFVQTIMVVSGLITLFVAGFFLIRQHDVKRMFAYHSIVHMGVIAFGLGVGSFIGIFAAIFHCMAHSFTKALAFCVTGNMAKIYGTKDMTKMGSMIKIAPLTTVLFGISICSLVGVPGFAIFVSEFWIFKAAALNSQYILMILFAIALAIIFIADFSHFFLASFGKVNGEVKYAKEMTLAENLPLILLALLVISFGIWQFDVFIELINNSVKIIMR, encoded by the coding sequence ATGAATATTTTAGTTTTGATTTTGATTTTACCAGTGATATTTGGTGTAACTATGTTTTTTTCGCCTTTAAATTTTAAAGTTTTACAAAATTTACATATAGCATTTAATACTTTGATATCGGCTTTTTTATTATGTGCGGTTGGACTTGTTGTAAAAAATGACTATATTTCTTATTTTAATGAGTTTTTATTTTTAGATTCTCTTGGAGCTATATTTTTATCTTTGATTGCAATAACTGGCTTTTTAGTTAATCTTTACATGAGCTCATATATGAAATGGGAGATTGAAGCTGAGCATATAACATTACGCCAGTTAAAAAACTACTTTTCACTTACTTTTATTTTTACTTTCACAATGACTTTAAGTGTAGTTTGTAACAATATCGCATTTATGTGGGCAGCTATTGAGGCAACAACTCTATCTTCTGTATTTTTAGTTGCTGTAAATAAAGATAAAAAATCAACTGAAAGTGGATATAAATACATAGTAATATGCAGTATAGGACTAGCATTTGCACTTTATGCGACAATTTTGCTTTATTGTGCTGGCAACAATAACATTAGCGGCGATAGTATGCTTTTTACAAATTTACTTGAAAATGCTGAAAATTTAAATCAAGACGCACTTAAACTTATTTTTATATTTGCATTAATTGGCTTTGGAACAAAAGCCGGTCTTGTCCCAACTCATACTTGGCTTCCAGATGTCCATGCACAAGGGCCTGCACCAACTTCTGCTTTGTTATCTGGAATTTTATTAAAATGTGCAATGCTTGGTCTCATAAAGTATTATGCAATTGTTGGAAAAGGCATTGGATTTGATTTCGTGCAAACTATAATGGTTGTTTCTGGTCTTATTACACTTTTTGTTGCAGGATTTTTTCTTATACGTCAACACGATGTAAAAAGAATGTTTGCTTATCACTCTATAGTTCATATGGGCGTTATCGCATTTGGTCTTGGAGTGGGTAGTTTTATAGGTATATTTGCAGCTATTTTTCACTGCATGGCACATAGTTTTACAAAGGCTTTAGCGTTTTGCGTAACTGGAAATATGGCAAAAATTTATGGAACAAAAGATATGACTAAGATGGGCTCGATGATAAAAATAGCTCCACTTACAACTGTTTTGTTTGGTATATCAATATGCTCTTTGGTTGGTGTACCAGGATTTGCTATTTTTGTTAGTGAGTTTTGGATATTTAAAGCAGCTGCTTTAAATTCGCAATACATTTTAATGATTCTTTTTGCGATTGCTTTAGCTATTATTTTTATTGCAGATTTTTCGCACTTTTTTCTAGCTAGTTTTGGTAAGGTAAATGGCGAGGTAAAATATGCAAAAGAGATGACATTGGCTGAAAATTTACCACTTATTTTACTTGCTTTGCTAGTAATATCTTTTGGTATATGGCAGTTCGATGTTTTTATAGAACTAATAAATAACAGCGTAAAAATAATAATGCGTTAA
- a CDS encoding 4Fe-4S dicluster domain-containing protein, whose translation MSKINKFVITNPELCVACNACMKTCVKNAYIRGRLAKSRLDVLTLDSGKMPNQCRQCDDAPCANVCPTSTLRIVNNCVEVHEELCIGCKLCTIACPYGAIEINGEIQPSIKDEAEVNLEVGCVSGLKSIALKCDLCSGRDDGPACVEICPKGALVFVDPINAEAKFGKKLKADMSGFLKKILPDIDIQNIPVVEPKKPKVVKEATENKPEEPTKNNNGEN comes from the coding sequence ATGTCAAAAATAAATAAATTTGTTATAACAAACCCAGAGTTATGTGTAGCTTGTAATGCTTGTATGAAAACTTGCGTAAAAAATGCTTATATCAGAGGAAGACTAGCTAAAAGTAGATTAGATGTTTTAACGCTTGATAGTGGGAAAATGCCAAATCAATGTAGGCAGTGTGATGATGCACCATGTGCAAATGTATGCCCAACTTCAACTCTTCGCATAGTAAATAACTGCGTTGAGGTTCATGAAGAACTTTGTATAGGTTGTAAGCTTTGTACTATAGCCTGTCCTTATGGGGCTATAGAAATAAATGGCGAAATTCAGCCATCTATCAAAGATGAGGCAGAGGTAAATTTGGAAGTTGGCTGTGTTAGTGGTTTAAAAAGTATAGCTTTAAAATGTGATTTGTGTAGTGGAAGAGATGATGGTCCAGCGTGTGTGGAAATTTGTCCAAAAGGGGCTTTAGTTTTTGTAGATCCTATAAACGCTGAGGCCAAATTTGGTAAAAAATTAAAAGCCGATATGAGTGGGTTTTTAAAGAAAATACTTCCGGATATTGATATACAAAATATACCAGTGGTAGAGCCAAAAAAGCCTAAGGTTGTAAAAGAAGCAACTGAAAATAAACCAGAAGAGCCTACTAAAAACAATAATGGAGAAAACTAA
- a CDS encoding formate hydrogenlyase maturation HycH family protein, with protein MVEVHKLTKRHLDGEKINTSKASQIKIFSTCIGHGVGTIDFSEKILEISDEEYEKILNSPNEYIKFKIGNLSRYFEIEIFPEHAKRLVENMIDCKFKEILSNLHEGYLVLRKDFVGIKHTNSGF; from the coding sequence ATGGTAGAAGTTCATAAACTTACAAAAAGACATCTTGATGGAGAAAAGATAAATACTAGTAAAGCTTCTCAGATAAAAATTTTTTCTACATGCATAGGACATGGTGTTGGAACTATAGATTTTAGTGAAAAAATTTTAGAAATAAGCGATGAGGAATATGAAAAAATTTTAAATTCGCCAAATGAATACATTAAATTTAAGATAGGAAATTTAAGTAGATATTTTGAAATTGAAATTTTTCCTGAACATGCTAAAAGACTTGTTGAAAATATGATAGATTGTAAATTTAAAGAAATTTTATCAAATTTACATGAAGGTTATTTGGTTTTAAGAAAAGATTTTGTTGGTATAAAACATACAAATTCTGGTTTTTAA
- a CDS encoding hydrogenase large subunit, translating to MKCDKFIQALETRVKILEVTRQCEDQVTALVELNDLPEAVRFMYYDMGGYLSTMVANDERSINKNYALYYALSIEGGKMSDEDEIAQDEKCFVTIKALVPPENPTYPSVTPFVPACVWYEREAYDMFGLVAEGLPDKRRLVLSDDWPNDLFPLRKDSMDYRYRPDMLEHQNEPEYEFLRPQGANVTDIPLGPLHVTADEPGHFRLFCDGDMIVDADYRLFYQHRGMEKLAENRMNYDQMGYLAERVCGICGYAHAIACIEAAEKAINLEIPARAQAIRVICSEIERLHSHLLNIGLACEVTGNYTAFMHIFRIREYSMKLAELVTGGRKTYGSVVMGGLRRDITGVEIKESLKILQTIDTQVDEIWDAVMDDKRQIKRWKGVGILDKQIARDFSAVGPNIRGSGIKRDTRYDHPYDFFKKIKFDVAVEHGGDVLSRLTVRYKELKSSVSIIRQCFELMPQTAIIEDPKLRIKPENYALAYVEAPRGENVHWIMQGSAQKVYRWRCRAATYNNWPSLRFQFHGNTIADAALIVCSLDPCYSCTERITLVDIKTHKTKILTNKDLKEFCKTLKNNPLKDLR from the coding sequence ATGAAATGTGATAAATTTATACAAGCACTAGAAACAAGAGTAAAAATTTTAGAGGTAACAAGACAATGCGAAGATCAAGTTACTGCTTTGGTAGAACTTAATGATTTGCCAGAAGCTGTTAGATTTATGTATTATGATATGGGCGGTTATCTTTCAACAATGGTTGCAAATGATGAGAGGTCTATAAACAAAAACTACGCTTTATATTATGCTCTTTCTATCGAGGGCGGAAAAATGAGCGATGAAGACGAAATAGCACAAGATGAGAAATGTTTTGTAACTATAAAAGCTTTAGTGCCACCTGAAAATCCAACTTATCCAAGTGTAACTCCATTTGTTCCAGCTTGTGTTTGGTATGAAAGAGAAGCTTATGATATGTTTGGGCTTGTTGCCGAGGGACTTCCTGATAAAAGAAGACTTGTTTTAAGCGATGATTGGCCAAATGATCTTTTTCCGCTTAGAAAAGATTCTATGGATTATAGATACAGACCTGATATGTTGGAACATCAAAATGAACCAGAATACGAGTTTTTAAGACCACAAGGTGCAAATGTTACTGATATTCCTCTTGGTCCGCTTCATGTTACGGCTGATGAACCAGGGCATTTTAGACTTTTTTGTGATGGAGATATGATAGTAGATGCTGATTATAGGTTGTTTTATCAACATCGCGGTATGGAAAAACTAGCAGAAAATAGAATGAATTATGATCAAATGGGTTATCTTGCCGAGAGAGTTTGTGGAATTTGTGGTTACGCACATGCAATAGCGTGTATTGAAGCTGCTGAAAAAGCTATAAATTTAGAAATTCCAGCTCGTGCTCAAGCTATAAGAGTTATATGTTCTGAGATAGAAAGACTTCATTCTCATCTTTTAAATATAGGCTTAGCCTGTGAGGTAACAGGAAACTATACGGCTTTTATGCATATATTTAGAATTCGTGAGTATTCTATGAAATTAGCAGAACTTGTAACTGGCGGTAGAAAAACTTATGGTAGTGTTGTAATGGGTGGTTTAAGACGCGACATAACTGGTGTAGAAATAAAAGAAAGCCTTAAAATTTTACAAACCATAGATACTCAAGTTGATGAAATTTGGGATGCTGTAATGGATGATAAAAGGCAGATAAAACGCTGGAAAGGTGTTGGTATACTTGATAAGCAAATAGCAAGAGATTTTTCAGCAGTTGGTCCAAATATAAGAGGAAGTGGCATAAAAAGAGACACCAGATACGATCATCCATATGATTTTTTTAAGAAAATTAAATTTGATGTAGCAGTTGAGCATGGTGGAGATGTTCTTTCAAGGCTTACTGTTAGATATAAAGAGCTAAAAAGCTCAGTTAGTATAATACGCCAGTGTTTTGAGCTAATGCCGCAAACTGCTATTATTGAAGATCCTAAACTTAGAATAAAACCTGAAAATTATGCACTAGCTTATGTTGAGGCACCAAGGGGTGAAAATGTTCATTGGATTATGCAAGGAAGTGCTCAAAAGGTGTATCGTTGGAGATGTAGGGCTGCAACTTATAACAATTGGCCAAGTTTGAGATTTCAGTTTCATGGGAATACAATAGCAGATGCTGCTCTTATAGTCTGTAGTTTGGATCCTTGTTATTCTTGCACAGAAAGAATAACTTTAGTAGATATAAAAACACATAAAACAAAGATTTTGACAAACAAAGATTTAAAAGAATTTTGTAAAACTTTAAAAAATAATCCTTTAAAGGATTTAAGATGA
- the hyfE gene encoding hydrogenase 4 membrane subunit, giving the protein MVNLINILAILMMITSFCVFSLRKYNQSIKMYAFQTLILVSIFVCLYFKYDAKELIIWAITAFFIKVVFVPWFLLRLVKRIGVINEVEPVGGFFISPIIALSFSLAVSMMLYKVFMEFSIFKESISMFGASFIFMIGVFGFILRNSFIKQILSYCLFENGIHLSLALMAYNAHEIVEVGILTDAVFAVVIMGILAKRYYKIYETLDTSKAINLKG; this is encoded by the coding sequence ATGGTAAATTTAATAAATATTTTAGCCATATTAATGATGATAACGAGCTTTTGTGTATTTAGCTTAAGAAAATATAATCAAAGTATAAAAATGTATGCTTTTCAAACGCTTATACTTGTTAGTATATTTGTATGTTTATATTTTAAATACGATGCAAAAGAACTTATAATATGGGCAATAACAGCATTTTTTATAAAAGTAGTTTTTGTTCCATGGTTTTTACTAAGACTTGTTAAAAGAATTGGCGTTATAAATGAAGTTGAGCCAGTGGGTGGATTTTTTATATCGCCAATCATCGCTCTTAGTTTTTCTTTGGCAGTTTCTATGATGTTATATAAGGTTTTCATGGAGTTTTCTATATTTAAAGAAAGTATTTCTATGTTTGGAGCATCTTTTATATTTATGATAGGCGTTTTTGGTTTTATACTAAGAAATTCTTTTATAAAGCAGATTTTGTCTTATTGTTTATTTGAAAATGGAATTCATCTTAGTCTAGCGCTTATGGCGTATAATGCCCATGAGATAGTTGAAGTTGGGATTTTAACAGATGCTGTATTTGCAGTCGTAATAATGGGAATTTTGGCTAAGAGGTATTACAAAATATATGAAACGCTTGATACATCTAAAGCTATAAATTTAAAAGGTTGA
- a CDS encoding M48 family metallopeptidase: MKKLIIVLPFLILLFVGCSSSTSAGMVGSDRKQLFLISENEMNQGANQAYSKVLQDAKSKNVLNNNNLTTKRVRGIANNLISQVGVFRKDALNWDWQVNVINQPILNAWCMPGGKIVVYDGIITKLNLDDDELAAIIGHEMSHALREHSREQASRDRIKQLGIFAISQFSGIGGNLANVAAQYTFVLPFSRENEVEADRMGIELAARAGYDPNGAVRLWQKMVAASSSSQPEFLSTHPSPQSRIEDLKIIAKKIEPIYKANKR; the protein is encoded by the coding sequence CTGGAATGGTTGGTAGTGATAGAAAACAGTTATTTTTAATAAGCGAAAATGAGATGAATCAAGGTGCTAATCAAGCTTACTCAAAAGTTCTTCAAGATGCAAAATCAAAAAATGTATTGAACAATAATAATCTTACAACAAAAAGAGTAAGAGGTATAGCAAATAATTTAATATCTCAAGTTGGAGTTTTTAGGAAAGATGCGTTAAATTGGGATTGGCAAGTAAATGTTATAAATCAACCGATTTTAAATGCATGGTGTATGCCTGGTGGAAAAATAGTTGTTTATGATGGAATCATTACAAAGCTAAATTTGGATGATGATGAACTTGCTGCAATTATAGGTCATGAGATGTCTCATGCACTAAGAGAACATAGTAGAGAACAAGCAAGCAGGGATAGGATAAAACAACTTGGAATTTTTGCTATATCTCAATTTAGTGGAATTGGCGGAAATTTAGCAAATGTTGCAGCCCAGTATACTTTTGTCTTACCTTTTTCAAGGGAAAATGAAGTTGAAGCCGATAGAATGGGCATAGAACTTGCTGCAAGGGCTGGATATGATCCAAATGGTGCTGTTAGGTTGTGGCAAAAAATGGTTGCGGCTAGTAGCTCATCTCAGCCAGAGTTTTTATCAACTCATCCATCTCCGCAAAGCAGGATAGAGGATTTAAAAATAATAGCTAAAAAAATAGAGCCAATTTATAAGGCTAATAAAAGATGA